From a single Litorilinea aerophila genomic region:
- a CDS encoding PA14 domain-containing protein, giving the protein MRRLTFLAIAVALAWLGHHILATSQGLPTPGAGEVAPGALAARLRDGLLLLAAAAVLAGLVAAPYFPPISPGVLRRWAGRGALWPRTLLAAGLCSLAVAGAAHGWAGMPGWLRVGLLDVLWWLGLLFLVVATAWPGEIAAYPRPAYRWTVDAAGRFVRTALGARNTQAIALSHESDRPALGWVGLVTLGLLAGAVALRFWRLASLPPGCGDGPGLAECDLALQLAAGQPLGPAPELPGDLFALLARLFWRAQGAPGQESLWSLRLAAATIGSLTLPAFWLAARRYVGGASATLATLLLAFSPWHLGVSRLAATQAVAWPLWICLGLWAWPRCRDIRWAVWSGVAWGLLLQVAGGLGPALVLWVLALALLGGGRILPWRQESNEPEGNMGFWLMALVALAVGLPGWTSGHWQGAAEGAGWFPLLTALLAWGGMPALPYFTEAPLLDGISLVLATVGLGVLARYGTHPPAAGLLIGLTLLALWTPFAPASAAPAGGLLAWLPLLVLAAAVGLEQILVTGIQTWRPVFRPQSVLAAALVVLVLAAVPGSLRLVGQLEQVGRSGSDSVAVAMARYVADCLQGEAAPGRGNPCRPQGGQDAADESFVLLVPPSLLAGESQAATLHLMAAHALDDPRVRPLDPAEVLPFPGVPEGDLIYLVAMEDQPLIDLLRLFYPGGEIQAEPGASNQEVAGPSLFVTYRVPRDLLDRRQGLQGFYFSGPAVGLPEEAALVHQDGPLAFPWGEEPPLPPPFSVQWEGSLRVPVDGVYRFVVDLGAVGSPALFSLQLDRTIVLDTSLGLTEQRISLARGLYHLTMRYRSGDQPADLALRWEPPGGSLTAIPRPFLYGPPFPNVGLVGSYFAGSRLEGPLLSLRKDPLPGLPVELPQPYSVRWEGKLAAPRAGEYLLASVSDGFVQVLVDGQTVVDSQFAQDDAPAYAQGSIYLEPGWHPLEIRHVPDPRAPGLRLLWQPPGSSPAPLSSRYLSPVLAQVQPGDLALPDAPTLLDPRLGEPSGRGDFALSYTFDLYQPRLAIPPGDLPTLLAEPLWQVGGNCGAAPVLTPRGVALDLARGQLYVADSGNQDVALFDLAGNLVRRFSSELFQEPVDLAVADGVVWVLDAGSQQVIRLDPATGQVQALAGQVGFYRPRGIAVDAAGHLLVADTGGARVALLDAAGNLLGQYGGRDTQLGRGQPVDTLAVGETAWAVTAEDGRLWRLDDLASVVALPRSTTLDGPHLAGLPDGSFFLSDPVRHRIQYHTAGGRPWRQLVDPALLHTPVGVDAALQGDEVLLAVADSGACRLTLWRLPAAGLVP; this is encoded by the coding sequence ATGCGTAGACTCACTTTCCTTGCCATCGCCGTGGCCCTGGCCTGGCTGGGCCACCACATCCTGGCCACATCCCAGGGGCTCCCGACACCGGGCGCGGGGGAGGTGGCGCCGGGAGCACTGGCCGCGCGCCTGCGGGATGGCCTCCTGCTCCTGGCCGCGGCTGCGGTGCTGGCCGGCCTGGTGGCGGCCCCATATTTCCCGCCGATCTCCCCCGGCGTGCTTCGACGGTGGGCCGGCAGGGGCGCCCTCTGGCCCCGGACCCTGCTGGCGGCCGGGCTCTGCTCGCTGGCCGTGGCCGGAGCTGCCCATGGCTGGGCCGGAATGCCCGGCTGGCTGCGGGTCGGCCTGCTGGACGTCCTCTGGTGGCTGGGTCTACTCTTCCTGGTGGTGGCCACGGCATGGCCTGGCGAGATCGCCGCCTACCCCCGGCCCGCCTATCGCTGGACCGTGGACGCCGCCGGGCGCTTTGTCCGCACCGCCCTGGGCGCCCGGAACACCCAGGCCATTGCTCTGTCCCACGAATCGGATCGCCCGGCCCTGGGCTGGGTGGGACTCGTCACCCTGGGGCTCCTGGCGGGGGCTGTGGCCCTGCGCTTCTGGCGGCTGGCTTCCCTGCCGCCCGGCTGTGGGGATGGCCCGGGCCTGGCCGAATGTGACCTGGCGCTGCAACTGGCAGCCGGACAGCCCCTGGGGCCTGCCCCGGAGCTGCCCGGGGACCTCTTCGCCCTGCTGGCCCGCCTGTTCTGGCGTGCCCAGGGGGCTCCCGGCCAGGAGAGCCTCTGGAGCCTGCGCCTGGCCGCTGCCACCATCGGCAGCCTCACCCTGCCCGCCTTCTGGCTGGCCGCCCGCCGCTACGTGGGCGGGGCGAGCGCAACCCTGGCCACCCTCCTGCTGGCCTTCAGCCCCTGGCACTTGGGCGTCAGCCGCCTGGCCGCGACCCAGGCGGTTGCCTGGCCCCTCTGGATCTGCCTGGGCCTCTGGGCCTGGCCTCGCTGCCGGGACATCCGCTGGGCGGTGTGGTCCGGCGTGGCCTGGGGGCTTCTGCTCCAGGTGGCCGGCGGCCTGGGACCCGCCCTGGTCCTCTGGGTGCTGGCCCTGGCCCTGCTGGGGGGCGGTCGGATTCTCCCCTGGCGGCAGGAGAGCAACGAGCCCGAAGGCAACATGGGCTTCTGGCTGATGGCCCTGGTGGCCCTGGCCGTGGGCCTGCCTGGCTGGACCTCGGGCCACTGGCAGGGGGCGGCGGAGGGCGCCGGATGGTTCCCGCTGCTTACCGCGCTGTTGGCCTGGGGCGGGATGCCCGCCCTCCCCTACTTCACGGAGGCGCCCCTGCTGGATGGAATCAGCCTGGTGCTGGCCACCGTGGGCCTGGGTGTTCTGGCCCGCTATGGCACCCACCCGCCGGCAGCCGGCCTCCTGATTGGGTTGACCCTGTTGGCCCTGTGGACACCCTTCGCCCCGGCGTCGGCCGCGCCGGCGGGTGGGTTACTGGCCTGGCTGCCCCTTCTGGTCCTGGCTGCAGCCGTCGGGCTGGAGCAGATCCTGGTCACCGGCATCCAGACCTGGCGTCCCGTCTTTCGCCCCCAGTCCGTCCTGGCCGCGGCCCTGGTCGTGCTGGTGCTGGCCGCGGTGCCCGGCAGCCTGCGCCTGGTGGGCCAGCTGGAACAGGTGGGCCGGTCGGGCTCCGACTCGGTGGCGGTGGCCATGGCCCGTTATGTGGCTGACTGTCTGCAGGGGGAAGCGGCCCCTGGCCGCGGTAACCCCTGCAGACCCCAGGGCGGACAGGACGCCGCGGACGAATCCTTTGTGCTGCTGGTGCCCCCTTCCCTCCTGGCGGGGGAGTCCCAGGCTGCAACCCTGCATCTCATGGCCGCCCATGCCCTGGACGATCCCCGGGTGCGTCCCCTGGACCCGGCGGAGGTGTTGCCCTTCCCTGGCGTGCCCGAGGGGGACCTGATCTACCTGGTGGCCATGGAGGATCAGCCCCTCATCGATCTGCTCCGGCTCTTTTACCCGGGCGGCGAGATCCAGGCCGAACCCGGGGCGTCCAACCAGGAGGTCGCCGGCCCCAGCCTCTTCGTTACCTACCGGGTGCCACGGGACCTTCTCGACCGCCGTCAGGGGCTCCAGGGCTTTTACTTTTCTGGACCGGCGGTGGGCCTGCCCGAAGAGGCCGCTTTGGTCCATCAGGATGGCCCCCTGGCCTTTCCCTGGGGTGAGGAGCCGCCGCTGCCGCCGCCCTTCAGCGTCCAGTGGGAGGGGAGCCTGCGGGTGCCGGTGGACGGCGTCTACCGCTTCGTCGTGGACCTGGGCGCGGTGGGCAGTCCGGCTCTCTTCAGCCTGCAGCTGGACCGAACCATCGTGTTGGATACGTCCCTGGGCCTGACGGAACAGCGGATCTCCCTGGCCCGGGGCCTCTACCACCTGACCATGCGCTACCGTTCCGGCGACCAGCCTGCCGACCTGGCCCTCCGCTGGGAGCCGCCCGGCGGCAGCCTGACTGCCATTCCCCGGCCCTTCCTTTATGGGCCGCCCTTCCCCAACGTGGGCCTGGTGGGCAGCTACTTCGCCGGCAGCCGACTGGAAGGCCCGCTCCTCAGCCTGCGCAAAGATCCCCTGCCCGGCCTCCCCGTGGAGCTGCCCCAGCCCTACAGCGTGCGGTGGGAAGGCAAGCTGGCTGCGCCCCGGGCTGGTGAGTACCTGCTGGCCAGCGTGAGCGACGGTTTTGTCCAGGTGCTGGTGGACGGCCAGACGGTGGTGGATAGCCAGTTCGCCCAGGATGACGCCCCAGCCTACGCACAGGGCAGCATCTACCTGGAGCCGGGCTGGCATCCCCTGGAGATCCGCCACGTGCCCGATCCACGGGCGCCGGGGCTCCGGTTGCTCTGGCAGCCCCCGGGCAGCAGTCCGGCGCCCCTGTCCAGCCGCTACCTCTCGCCCGTGTTGGCCCAAGTGCAGCCAGGGGACCTGGCCCTGCCCGACGCTCCAACGCTCCTGGATCCTCGTCTGGGGGAGCCTTCCGGGCGCGGCGACTTCGCCCTTTCCTACACCTTTGACCTCTACCAGCCCCGGCTGGCCATCCCGCCGGGGGACCTGCCGACCCTGTTGGCGGAGCCCCTGTGGCAGGTAGGGGGTAACTGTGGCGCCGCGCCCGTGCTGACGCCCCGGGGGGTGGCCCTGGACCTGGCCCGGGGGCAGCTCTATGTGGCCGACAGCGGGAACCAGGATGTGGCCCTCTTTGACCTGGCCGGCAACCTGGTGCGCCGCTTCTCGAGTGAACTGTTCCAGGAGCCGGTGGACCTGGCCGTGGCCGACGGGGTGGTCTGGGTGCTGGACGCCGGCAGCCAGCAGGTGATCCGGCTGGATCCCGCCACCGGGCAGGTCCAGGCCCTGGCCGGGCAGGTCGGCTTCTACCGGCCCCGGGGCATCGCCGTGGATGCCGCCGGCCATCTCCTGGTGGCGGATACGGGCGGCGCGCGGGTGGCGCTGCTGGATGCCGCCGGAAATCTGCTGGGCCAGTACGGAGGCCGGGATACACAGCTGGGGCGAGGGCAGCCGGTGGATACCCTGGCCGTGGGCGAGACCGCCTGGGCGGTGACCGCCGAGGATGGGCGGCTCTGGCGTCTGGACGATCTGGCCAGCGTGGTGGCCCTGCCCCGCAGCACCACCCTGGATGGGCCCCACCTGGCCGGCCTGCCGGATGGTAGCTTCTTTCTTTCCGACCCGGTGCGCCACCGGATCCAGTACCACACGGCGGGGGGGCGACCCTGGCGCCAGTTGGTGGATCCGGCCCTGTTGCACACGCCGGTGGGGGTGGATGCGGCCCTCCAGGGGGATGAGGTGCTTCTGGCCGTGGCCGACAGCGGTGCCTGTCGGCTCACCCTCTGGCGGCTACCGGCCGCGGGGCTGGTGCCATGA
- a CDS encoding ornithine carbamoyltransferase → MQTDLRGRDFISDMDFSKEEVETVLDVAFKLKRDRALGNPHPLLRDKTLALLFFFTSTRTRSSFEVGMAQLGGHAAFIDSTTTQISHGDTAKEIGQIYGRYYDGIAIRQCDWGVGNRYINDVAAASRVPVLNMQCDIYHPFQILADLMTIIEKVGDPRGKTINVSWAYASSYQKPISVPQSLILQMTRFGMNVRLTHPPEYKLMPDIVQQAKDNARRSGGSFEILDDFDAGFKDADIVYPKSWGALLTTSDNEESARIGQKYTDWITDERRMALAKPDAIYMHCLPADRGIEVTDAVIDGPQSVVYDEAENRLHVQKAVMALTMR, encoded by the coding sequence ATGCAGACCGATCTACGTGGCCGTGACTTCATTTCAGACATGGACTTCAGCAAGGAAGAGGTGGAAACTGTCCTGGACGTGGCCTTCAAGCTGAAGCGGGACAGGGCCCTGGGCAATCCCCACCCGTTGCTGCGGGATAAGACGCTGGCGTTGCTCTTCTTCTTCACCAGCACCCGTACCCGTTCCAGCTTCGAGGTGGGGATGGCCCAGCTGGGCGGCCACGCGGCCTTCATCGACTCCACCACCACCCAGATTAGCCACGGCGACACGGCCAAGGAGATCGGCCAGATCTACGGCCGCTACTACGACGGCATCGCCATCCGCCAGTGTGACTGGGGCGTGGGCAACCGCTACATCAACGACGTGGCCGCGGCCAGCCGGGTGCCGGTGCTCAACATGCAGTGTGACATCTATCACCCCTTCCAGATCCTGGCCGACCTCATGACCATCATCGAAAAAGTGGGCGACCCCCGGGGCAAGACCATCAACGTCAGCTGGGCCTACGCCAGCAGCTACCAGAAGCCCATCTCCGTGCCCCAGAGCCTGATCCTGCAGATGACCCGCTTCGGCATGAACGTGCGCCTGACCCACCCGCCGGAGTACAAGCTGATGCCCGACATCGTGCAGCAGGCCAAGGACAACGCCCGGCGCTCCGGCGGCAGCTTCGAGATCCTGGACGACTTTGACGCCGGCTTCAAAGACGCGGACATCGTCTACCCCAAGAGCTGGGGCGCGCTGCTGACCACCTCCGACAACGAGGAGAGCGCCCGCATCGGCCAGAAGTACACCGACTGGATCACCGACGAGCGGCGGATGGCCCTGGCCAAACCGGACGCCATCTACATGCACTGCCTGCCCGCCGACCGGGGCATCGAGGTGACCGACGCCGTCATCGACGGCCCCCAGTCCGTGGTCTACGACGAGGCGGAGAACCGGCTCCACGTCCAGAAGGCGGTGATGGCCCTCACCATGCGTTGA
- a CDS encoding flippase: MARLRPYRRDLWAWMALFGLALLWFGPVLLPAVSGVTLLPYDNLAGFEPWRSMHPGLVPHNELLSDLILENAVWKLHIRRTLADGQLPLWNPQILTGLPFFAAGQASTFYPLSLLFYLLPLEAAYGWFTALQIGLAGANMYVLARTLRLGRWAAFFSGLVYMFSGFLIVSVVFTMFVAAVAWLPLLLAVIEIIVHKQEQKGVAGYSPIPYVVAGAVAVGFVVLAGHPELIYYTLLVAGLYTLVRLGVAWRWVRHGPAFPPAAGTRWLRRLFRLALWLLSLAILGVGLGAVQLIPLVELLPLNFREGSATFAQVVGWAWPTRHVLTFFLPNVFGNPSHHAWFDIWRWTWVPATTNALGEETHTIFWGIKNYVEGGNYLGVVTWLLAAVALLHAGMGRRRADSLEQPRPFVTWFFAALALLSLLFAFGTPLYALLFYGLPGWNQLHSPFRWVFPFTLSMALLGGVGLQHLLDGGRLTLVGRPWPIRISAWLSLAAALVGLGTLLTVAVSVAMPGPFVALGERVLAASDLARMAFADGRMFWSYQSMNLIHFGVFSLLSGAVLWILTRPHSSHHRLLRSPHLALLLVLIVFLDLYVAHGRFNPATDVALSPLAPGNRPPVVDFIEQREAERAAQEGVPATYWRFTTFNLPGEKTFNANVGMYYGWHDIRGYDSIILRQYVAFMERIAPQANELLYNRIAPLYSNVTPDPYAVVDNPLLDLLNVRYILTQHHLPNPGWQEIYRDDAIAVYENTEAMPRAFIAAEARVAPPEEQPLLETDLRRVVFVETTPTESHALVPAGPQVAEARISRYTANDVFVDVNLSDRGWLVLTDAYFPGWKAFLRPFGGDESQEQELTLYRADGAFRAVYLPQAGQWTVRFVYSPMSFKLGLYVSFLAAMALLMLLLYWAWGRYYRPESSEGEVRTVAKNSLVPMMLSLMNKGIDFAFAMLYVRLLGPEGTGKYAFVVAIYGFFEIISRYGLGTLLTRDVAADKNQSSRYLTNVLALRTLLWLASLPLLALVTWGFWVVGRVDFLDASGIGPQEIQAIAIFALSMLFANWADALSSMFYAFEKMEYPAGLTNAVALLKVTLGALVLLLGWGFVGLAAVSLVINVLQLFWLYGLLRSTLFPPEWHWDWPLQKWMFRTSGPLMINHLLATIFWRIDLWILRPLAGAASVGLYSVGLKYLDGLNIVPSVFTMAVFPLMSRYARHNGSNLLRSYVLSLRLLVMVSLPIAMSVTFLAEPLVYLVGGVQYLRVPETITLLGREISFLGGSALALQVIIWSIPIGFVNSVTQYVLIAVDQQRYLTKAFIIGVVFNVVGNLLAIPSFGYLGAAVVTILSEFSLLFPFYYSVKRNVGTVPWLSIFAGPVAAVTVMGGGTAALMAGGLNPWIAVALGWVLYLVVLVGAGVFRHDDMAVLLRALPVGPWRSRLPAA; the protein is encoded by the coding sequence ATGGCTCGTCTTCGCCCCTATCGCCGGGATCTGTGGGCCTGGATGGCGCTGTTTGGCCTGGCCCTGCTCTGGTTTGGGCCGGTCCTGCTGCCCGCCGTCAGCGGCGTTACCCTGTTGCCCTACGACAACCTGGCGGGCTTTGAGCCCTGGCGCTCCATGCACCCGGGGCTGGTGCCCCACAACGAACTCCTCAGCGACCTGATCCTGGAAAACGCAGTCTGGAAGCTGCACATCCGGCGCACCCTGGCCGACGGCCAACTGCCCCTGTGGAATCCCCAAATCTTGACCGGGTTGCCCTTTTTTGCCGCCGGCCAGGCCAGCACCTTCTACCCCCTGAGCCTGCTCTTCTATCTGTTGCCCCTGGAGGCCGCGTACGGTTGGTTCACCGCCCTGCAGATCGGGCTGGCCGGCGCCAACATGTATGTCCTGGCCCGCACCCTGCGCCTGGGGAGGTGGGCAGCCTTTTTCAGCGGGCTCGTCTACATGTTCAGCGGCTTCCTCATCGTCAGCGTGGTCTTCACCATGTTCGTTGCTGCGGTGGCCTGGCTGCCCCTGTTGCTGGCCGTCATCGAGATCATCGTCCACAAGCAGGAGCAAAAGGGCGTTGCCGGCTACAGCCCCATCCCCTATGTGGTGGCCGGCGCGGTCGCCGTGGGATTCGTGGTGTTGGCCGGCCATCCGGAGTTGATCTACTACACCCTGCTGGTGGCGGGCCTCTATACGCTGGTGCGGCTGGGTGTGGCCTGGCGCTGGGTTCGTCATGGACCGGCATTTCCCCCCGCGGCGGGCACCCGCTGGCTGCGGCGGCTCTTCCGGCTGGCCCTCTGGCTGCTCTCCCTGGCGATCCTGGGTGTGGGCCTGGGCGCGGTCCAGCTCATTCCCCTGGTTGAGCTTCTGCCCCTGAACTTCCGGGAGGGATCGGCCACCTTTGCCCAGGTGGTGGGCTGGGCCTGGCCTACCCGCCATGTGCTGACCTTCTTCCTGCCCAACGTCTTCGGCAACCCCAGCCATCACGCCTGGTTTGACATCTGGCGCTGGACATGGGTGCCCGCCACCACCAACGCCCTGGGCGAGGAAACCCACACCATCTTCTGGGGTATCAAAAATTACGTGGAGGGGGGCAACTACCTGGGCGTGGTCACCTGGCTGCTGGCCGCAGTGGCCCTCCTCCACGCGGGAATGGGACGCCGGCGCGCCGATTCCCTGGAGCAGCCCCGCCCCTTCGTCACCTGGTTTTTTGCCGCGCTGGCCCTCCTTTCTCTGCTCTTTGCCTTCGGCACGCCCCTCTACGCTCTGCTCTTCTACGGCCTGCCCGGCTGGAACCAGCTCCATAGCCCTTTCCGCTGGGTCTTTCCCTTCACCTTGAGCATGGCCCTGTTGGGAGGCGTGGGGTTACAGCACTTGCTGGATGGAGGCCGGCTGACCCTGGTCGGGCGGCCCTGGCCGATTCGGATCAGCGCCTGGCTTTCCCTGGCCGCGGCGCTGGTTGGGCTCGGCACGCTGCTGACGGTGGCGGTGAGCGTGGCCATGCCGGGGCCCTTCGTGGCCCTGGGCGAACGGGTGTTGGCCGCCAGCGACCTGGCCCGGATGGCCTTCGCCGACGGCCGCATGTTCTGGAGCTACCAGAGCATGAACCTGATCCACTTCGGCGTCTTCTCGCTCCTCAGTGGCGCCGTCCTGTGGATCTTGACCCGTCCCCACTCTTCTCATCATCGGCTCCTCCGCTCGCCCCATCTCGCCCTCCTCCTGGTCCTCATCGTCTTCCTGGACCTCTACGTGGCCCACGGCCGCTTCAACCCCGCGACCGACGTGGCGCTGTCTCCGCTGGCGCCGGGCAATCGGCCACCGGTGGTGGACTTTATCGAGCAGCGGGAGGCGGAGCGGGCGGCGCAGGAAGGGGTGCCGGCCACCTACTGGCGCTTCACCACCTTCAACCTGCCCGGCGAAAAGACCTTCAACGCCAATGTGGGCATGTACTACGGCTGGCACGACATCCGGGGCTACGACTCCATCATCCTGCGCCAGTACGTGGCCTTCATGGAGCGCATCGCGCCCCAGGCCAACGAGCTGCTCTACAACCGCATCGCGCCTCTGTACAGCAACGTGACGCCGGATCCCTACGCAGTGGTGGACAACCCACTCCTGGACCTGCTCAACGTGCGCTACATCCTCACCCAGCATCACCTGCCCAACCCAGGCTGGCAGGAGATCTACCGGGACGACGCCATCGCCGTCTACGAGAACACCGAGGCCATGCCCCGGGCCTTCATCGCGGCCGAGGCTCGGGTGGCCCCGCCCGAGGAGCAGCCCCTGCTGGAAACGGACCTGCGTCGGGTGGTCTTTGTGGAGACGACACCCACCGAGTCCCATGCCCTGGTGCCGGCAGGGCCCCAGGTGGCAGAGGCCCGCATCAGCCGCTACACGGCCAACGACGTCTTCGTGGACGTCAACCTGAGCGACCGGGGCTGGCTGGTGTTGACGGATGCCTATTTCCCCGGCTGGAAGGCCTTCCTGCGTCCCTTCGGCGGCGATGAGAGCCAGGAGCAGGAGCTCACCCTCTATCGGGCTGACGGCGCCTTTCGGGCCGTCTACCTGCCCCAGGCCGGCCAGTGGACGGTGCGCTTTGTCTATTCGCCCATGAGCTTCAAGCTGGGACTCTACGTCTCCTTTCTGGCGGCCATGGCCCTGCTGATGCTCCTCCTCTACTGGGCGTGGGGGCGCTACTACCGGCCGGAAAGCAGCGAGGGCGAGGTGCGCACCGTGGCCAAGAACTCCCTGGTGCCCATGATGCTGAGCCTCATGAACAAGGGCATCGACTTCGCCTTCGCCATGCTCTACGTGCGCCTGCTTGGCCCGGAGGGCACGGGCAAGTATGCCTTCGTGGTGGCCATCTACGGCTTTTTCGAGATCATCAGCCGCTATGGGCTGGGTACCCTCTTGACCCGGGATGTGGCCGCGGACAAGAACCAGTCCAGCCGCTACCTGACCAACGTGCTGGCCCTGCGCACCCTCCTCTGGCTGGCCAGCCTGCCCCTGCTGGCCCTGGTGACCTGGGGCTTCTGGGTGGTAGGTCGGGTGGATTTCCTGGACGCCAGCGGCATTGGCCCCCAGGAGATCCAGGCCATCGCCATCTTTGCCCTCTCCATGCTTTTCGCCAACTGGGCCGACGCCCTGAGCAGCATGTTCTACGCCTTCGAAAAGATGGAGTATCCGGCCGGCCTGACCAACGCGGTTGCCCTGTTGAAGGTGACCCTGGGCGCCCTGGTCCTGCTGTTGGGCTGGGGCTTTGTGGGCCTGGCCGCGGTCAGCCTGGTCATCAACGTGCTCCAGCTGTTCTGGCTCTACGGCCTGCTGCGTAGCACCCTCTTTCCGCCGGAATGGCACTGGGACTGGCCGCTCCAGAAGTGGATGTTCCGTACCAGCGGCCCCCTGATGATCAACCACCTGCTGGCCACCATCTTCTGGCGCATCGACCTCTGGATCCTGCGGCCTCTGGCTGGCGCTGCCAGCGTGGGGCTCTACAGCGTGGGGCTGAAGTACCTGGACGGCCTCAATATCGTCCCCAGCGTCTTCACCATGGCCGTCTTTCCCCTGATGAGTCGCTACGCCCGCCACAACGGCAGCAACCTGCTGCGCTCCTATGTGCTCAGCCTGCGCCTGCTGGTCATGGTCAGCCTGCCCATCGCCATGAGCGTCACCTTCCTGGCCGAACCCCTGGTCTATCTGGTGGGCGGCGTCCAATACCTGCGGGTGCCGGAGACCATCACCCTGCTGGGCCGGGAGATCTCCTTCCTGGGCGGCTCGGCCCTGGCGCTGCAGGTCATCATCTGGAGCATCCCCATCGGCTTTGTGAACAGCGTCACCCAGTACGTGCTCATCGCGGTGGATCAACAGCGCTATCTCACCAAAGCCTTCATCATCGGCGTGGTCTTCAATGTGGTCGGGAACCTGTTGGCCATCCCCAGTTTTGGCTACCTGGGCGCGGCGGTGGTGACCATTTTGAGCGAGTTCAGTCTGCTTTTCCCGTTCTACTACAGTGTCAAACGGAATGTGGGGACGGTACCGTGGCTCTCCATCTTTGCCGGGCCGGTGGCCGCGGTGACGGTGATGGGCGGCGGGACCGCGGCGCTGATGGCCGGCGGCCTCAACCCGTGGATCGCCGTGGCCCTGGGCTGGGTGCTCTATCTGGTGGTCCTGGTGGGAGCCGGCGTCTTCCGCCACGACGACATGGCCGTCCTCCTGCGGGCACTGCCCGTCGGCCCCTGGCGTTCCCGCCTTCCCGCTGCTTGA
- a CDS encoding sulfite oxidase-like oxidoreductase has protein sequence MRLENPFKKVERLKRVTNVPKTGQGERVPPGQFLTDRFPVLTYGPTPHYDSLDQWDLRVFGLVGEEKTFSWADLMAMPTQTQTVDIHCVTRWSKLDTTWTGIPWREFLRHIDVRPEATHVLVHCEHGYTTNIGLDVLDDDDTMLAYLYEGKPLTPEHGYPMRLLVPKKYFWKSAKWIRGFEFMAGDRPGFWERYGYHMEGDPWKEERFG, from the coding sequence ATGCGCCTGGAAAATCCCTTCAAAAAAGTGGAACGGCTGAAGCGGGTCACCAATGTACCCAAGACCGGCCAGGGCGAGCGGGTGCCGCCCGGCCAGTTCTTGACCGACCGCTTCCCCGTCCTGACTTACGGTCCCACACCCCACTACGACAGCCTGGACCAGTGGGACCTGCGGGTCTTCGGCCTGGTGGGCGAAGAGAAAACCTTCTCCTGGGCCGACCTGATGGCCATGCCAACCCAGACCCAGACGGTAGACATCCACTGCGTGACCCGCTGGAGCAAGCTGGATACCACCTGGACGGGCATCCCCTGGCGGGAGTTCCTGCGCCACATCGACGTCCGGCCGGAGGCCACCCACGTCCTGGTCCACTGCGAACATGGCTACACCACCAACATCGGGCTGGACGTGCTGGACGACGACGACACCATGTTGGCCTACCTCTACGAGGGCAAGCCCCTGACGCCGGAACACGGCTACCCCATGCGCCTGCTGGTGCCCAAGAAATATTTTTGGAAGAGTGCCAAGTGGATCCGGGGCTTCGAGTTCATGGCGGGCGACCGACCTGGTTTCTGGGAGCGCTACGGATACCACATGGAGGGGGATCCGTGGAAGGAAGAGCGCTTCGGCTGA
- a CDS encoding polyprenol monophosphomannose synthase has product MEAVSESIRQWTDPVATEIALTVVIPTYNEADNLPAMAEALFALPFRRLQLLVVDDNSPDGTGAVADQLAARYNAPENNPGLEAGGNQPGERRPRMVVLHRRRKAGLGTAYVVGMQRALADGAEYVVQMDADFSHSPRYIPQMVGVMLATGADVVIGSRYVPGGTLDEGWGWWRRFMSWWANLYSRMILGLRIRDMTAGFKLWRREALLGIGLENIRSNGYSFQVEMAYLCEKLGYRIIEIPIHFEDRRIGQSKLDVPVKLESAWRTWQIRWRYRHIQREPLPLLESVPGAVADPAQPLSDSRTPFASR; this is encoded by the coding sequence ATGGAAGCGGTGAGCGAATCCATTCGCCAGTGGACCGACCCGGTCGCGACAGAGATCGCACTGACGGTGGTCATCCCAACCTACAACGAAGCTGACAACCTCCCCGCCATGGCCGAGGCGCTCTTCGCCCTGCCGTTTCGCCGGCTCCAGCTCCTGGTGGTGGACGATAACTCGCCCGACGGGACCGGCGCGGTGGCAGACCAGCTGGCTGCCCGCTACAATGCGCCGGAGAACAACCCCGGCCTCGAGGCGGGGGGCAACCAGCCTGGGGAACGGCGGCCGCGCATGGTGGTCTTGCACCGCCGGCGCAAAGCCGGCCTGGGCACTGCCTACGTGGTCGGCATGCAACGAGCCCTGGCCGACGGCGCCGAGTACGTGGTGCAAATGGACGCGGATTTCAGCCATTCGCCTCGCTACATCCCCCAGATGGTCGGCGTTATGCTGGCCACCGGCGCCGACGTGGTCATCGGCAGCCGCTACGTCCCCGGCGGTACCCTGGACGAGGGATGGGGCTGGTGGCGGCGCTTCATGAGCTGGTGGGCCAACCTCTACAGCCGCATGATCCTGGGGCTGCGCATCCGGGACATGACCGCGGGCTTCAAACTGTGGCGGCGGGAGGCCCTCCTGGGCATCGGCCTGGAGAACATCCGCAGCAACGGCTACAGCTTCCAGGTGGAGATGGCCTACCTCTGTGAGAAGCTGGGCTACCGCATCATCGAGATTCCCATCCACTTTGAAGACCGGCGGATCGGCCAGAGCAAGCTGGACGTGCCCGTCAAGCTGGAATCTGCCTGGCGCACGTGGCAGATCCGCTGGCGCTACCGTCACATCCAGCGGGAGCCCCTCCCGCTTCTGGAATCCGTCCCGGGCGCTGTGGCCGACCCGGCCCAGCCCCTGTCCGATTCCCGCACGCCCTTTGCCTCCCGTTGA